The Leptodactylus fuscus isolate aLepFus1 chromosome 5, aLepFus1.hap2, whole genome shotgun sequence genome segment ttTTATTATGAAAGAGAAAGCTAATTTTTTGGGGCAACATGTTCATAAATCCAGctcattttgcagcatttttgccaACTACCACATTCATGACACAATCACTGCAAAATGCAGTGCAAAAACCAACATAAAACAGCATAAAACATAATATACATCAACAATTTCTGTAATACTAGCAGTGACCTTGGGGGACACTGCCACCAAAAATTGGCGCAATATATTGTTTCAAATAAATtttaactcaatttttttttccgatgATCATTGACCATCTggtggccattagagatgagcgagtactgttcggatcagccgatctgaacagcacgttccatagaaatgaatggatgcacctggtacttccgctttgatggcggccagccgcttaaccccccgcctgccggctacgttcattcatttctatgggagcgtgctgtttggatcggctgatccgaacagtacttgctcatctctagtggccattCCTTGCCTACTCACAGGTAATGTGAACCAACGTTCTTCTAGTCTTTATCCGGATTTTCTGCCCGTAAGCACAATATGTTTAATGTATGCATGACTTATATGGCATCACAATTCTTGGAAATGACTTAGTCATACATTGTAAAGACTGctactataaaataaataaactacTGTGAACATTCGGAAGATCTTCACAAACACTAAGAGAGATAtgtcttgtagagatgagcgaacactaaaatgtccgaggttcgaaatccgattcgaacagccgcacactgttcgactgttcgaacggatttcgaaccccattatagtctatggggggaaatgctcgtttcaggggtatgcaaaattcgataaaattatacttaccaagtccacgagtgacggtcaggctggattctccttgaagtcttctcttggcgcagcgtccccgcgtcttcttcctgctggaattcactctgcctaggcatcggggcctaggcagacccgactgcgtatgcgcggtcatgcgcggacatacgcagttagctctgcccggcccaacgcctgaggggacgctgcacggagaagacttctaaaggtaagagaagaaccagcgttgattggcagaatgtatagcattctgccaatcaacgctggttctgcatcaaaccttaaacttcgaacagctagtagtgttcgattgagtacgagtattttgaataccgcagtattcgatcgaacacctactcgatcgaacactactcactcatctctagtgtcttgtATTCTGTCCAATTGGAACCAATCATCCTGACCCTACAGGATATTTAAGAATTGGAAGCTCACTAACAAGGAAGCAGATCACTTGGTTTGAGGATCATAACTAAATTTGACTATAACACTATGGATCTGTTACATATTCCGTTCTGCCACTGGAAACTGTATAGTTAAACCCATAAAGAGCCACATGGTGCTTGGACATGGCCTAAATAAATTTAAGAAATGAGAATACTAACTGATTTGTAGACAGCTATGGTTTGGACTATTGTACGTAGAGCAAAGTCTAATGGAATCTTCGAAGCCACATCCTTGGAGAGTAGTCTTGACTAGACAACTCTTTTGCATAGTCTTTACTAGACAACTGATTTTTTGGCAGAAATTGTATTTTTGGTACTTTTTTGGTGTTAGCTGAGCAGAGACTTCAATTGATAGGGTGGCTGATCCTGAATTAACCCATCAGTCTGTATATATGCCCTACGTAAGGGAAAGCCTAGCTATGGTACCATCTATATTAAATATGGCTTTATATATAAATGACTTCCAATAAAATATCAGGTCTGGGAATTCTTTGACGTGACTTAGAATTTGTTCCACAAGATATTTGTGACTTTTCTAAGAGCTCCTAGAACTTCCTTGTTCCTCAGGCTATAGACAAATGGATTTAATGTTGGAACAGCGGCCACATAGAGTAACGAAGTAAACTTGTCTTGATCTGAGGAATGTTCAGATACCGATTTCATGTACAAAATTAAAATGGGTCCATAGAATAATGTAACAGAGGTCAGATGGGATGAGCAGCTAGAGAAGGTCTTCCATCGACTCTTATGAGAATGTATCTTCATAATGGCAGAAATAATGCGTAAGTAGGAGAACAGGATGaataaaaaagtcaaaaacaCCAGACATATGTCTTCAATGAACAGAACCAATTCCCTACTTGTAGTGTCGCTGTCGGAGAGCGCCATTAATGCCCTGATCTCACAGAAGAAGTGGTTGATGTCAGATGAATGACAAAATGATAGACTATACGTGAGCAATGTGAACATGAGAGAGTTGAGGGTGCTGAGAACCAAGGAGAAGGCTGCCATAGTAAGGCAATTTTTTTGGCTCATCATCATAGGATAATGCAATGGGGAACAAACCGCCATATGGCGGTCATAGGCCATACAGGTCAGAATGAAAATCTCTTCATCAACACAgaatatgaagaaataaagttGGGTGATACAGCTAGGTAGAGAAATCTTCTTATCCGCCGTTAAGGTCACAGACAACAAATTTGGGAATATAGCAGAAATGTATGTGGCGTCTACGATGGACAGGTTACagaggaagaagtacatgggagtgTGAAGTTGAGGCACAGCGAAGACTAGGGAAGCAATAAGCAGGTTTCCAAGGACAGATACTATATAGATGAATAAAAACCCAATAAATAGAATATGTGTCATGTTTCCAGTGGTGGAGAATGCGAGAATATGGAACTCCAGCACTGTGGTGTTTGGACACATCTTCATTTTGATGGCCTAGAAATAAAAAGGGAAGTTctttgtgtttttaatttttttttcaagatttttgCATTTTGAAAGAATTTTCACATTTAAAACATGGTGGAAATTAACCAAAATGGCAGCTCTTAAAAACTGCTATGTCCATTTAGCTTCTATCAACTCCAATCAGTATAGCCATCCATATAGTTGTGTCAGTGTCACTCCATGTCAGCGATCACCTGGGCTAACAGTGGTCAGATCTCAATACCAATAAATAAGATGATCCCTTTAACCCCCTAAGGATGTGGACTTTAAGGCCATGGTGGTACTTTATATAGTTTTCCAACTCCACATTTTAAAAAGAAAGGGGAGGACTTGTAAGGTCCTATATAGTACCTATATAGGACCTGAGAATGTCataacttagggccccttcacacggcgtaagcgctcggctcaatccgagccgtacacgcgagcgcttctaaacacttcccattcacttcaatgggagcgcgcgtaaagccggcttacgccgtgtgaaggggcccttacttctGCAATACTTCATTCTACATTTTAGCATTTTACCATTCTGTTTCTTGTAGGGTCTAATAGTCAGCGGTGCATGGCAAGGCCATTTTTAGACCTCCAGGATAACATGGCAACCCCAATTTATTGGTTAATATGACAGAATCGGAGTCATCTGCTCTATGTGCTGACTACAGCACCATACTACAGCACTGAGAATTAATGGTATGATCCtgttcaggaaagggttaaaacatcTAAAAAAATCTCATGCCTGTGAGTATACAGTATTTGGAAGGCATATCGCAAAAATCTCAAATACATTGCATAAGGGTCAGTCTTACTATTGTGCCAAGGAGACTTACACAATTGTGGATTCTTTTATGTAGACTCAATTGGATATTGTAGATTGGATAAAATTCTTCCTTAGAAATATTGAATTCACAAATGAAAAAGCTGCCTGTAATTCGGTTTATAATATAGTTTATACTTCAGCAGGGTGgagagatcaggatcggaaaagatcggatctcgatcggcgatcgagcaaatttcatgatcgggattggctggaaaatgatcataaatcggattttaaaaatgatcctaaaaCCTCaacattggctcaaccctagtcatagacAAAgtgctgagtagggttgagcgatcgggaaagatcggatcccgatcggcgatcgagcaaatttcatgatcgggattggctggaaaatgatcggaaatcgaattttaaaatcaatcctgaaacctcaagatcggctcaaccccatactTTAGGCTTGTCGTGCATTGGGTCTAAGAGGAATTTTACTTAACTTGCAAAAACACTTTGTCTCCTGAGCCAATATATGGCCTTGAACCTTCTTGTTTACAAGTGTAGGATGGCTCGATGTCAAGAACCAGAACTTAGCGTCAGTGTACAGAGTGAAAAGTATACGGTGAGTGACAACCAGGGGGTCCAGAACTATAAGATTACATTTGTTATTGACATACTAAATCCATGCACATGGTGGGGTCACTACTGCTGGGCACCTGGGACATCTGTCCTACATTTACTATAGTTCTTCTTCTAGATTTGTGACTCTCACCTGGGATCTCAGACTGAGCGAGTCCCTGCTCAGTTGATGGATCTTCTAGTTCTCTGATGATTCTAGTCTCGGGTGTTCTTGTTGTTTTTAAGGGACTTCAGTAACATTAAAGAGTTGATAAAATATGCCTACTATTACCAGAGATCCTAAAACAGTCCCTCTCGTAAGGAACGCTATATATTCCAATGGTTAAAATCGGGTATGAACGTTGTAGATGTGCCACAGGGATCCACTTACTTCATGGCAGAATGTTGCAATATTTAGAGCCCTGCTATTACATTTATAAAGACTTAGTTGTACCAGAGGGAAAAGGAGAAACTAAACCTCAACGGAGCCTTCAGAAATTACCTGTGTGGGCAATGAAAATAACACTGTTGATACTCTGAGATGAGCAAACCTTCTGAGATTCATTTCAGATCAAATTTGCTCATTTCAGACATCAAATTTGTTTCAGACCAAATAAATTTGTTCCGAATCCAAGGCGCTCCAAttgtcctgtaaaaaaaaaaaaaggttcctgCTTTATTTTCAAGAACTGAGAATAACCTAAACCAAAAATGTAGAACTTGCGGATAAGGTGACTTTAggttatttaatagagatgagcgaacagtaaaatgtccgaggttcgatattcgtttcaagtagcccctcaatattcgactactcgaatcgaatatcgaacccaattatatggggggaaaatgctcatttcaggggtaggcaacgttcgatcaaattacacttaccaagtccatgagtgagggtcgggctggatcctccaagaagacTTCtaagtgcagcgtccccgtggcatcttccagctcttcattcactctgccaggcattgggcctgggcagagccgactgcgcatgctcgcttgacatgcgcagtcggctctgcccaggcccgatgcctggcagagtgaattcagagccagaagacgccgcggggacgctgcacggagaagacttctaaaggtaggagaagaaccagtgttgattggccaactgtatagcattcggtcaatcaatgctggttctgcatcgaacttttccattcgaatagcgagtgttgagtatttcgaataccgtagtattcgatcgaatacctactcgatcgagtactactcgctcatctctattatttaacgCAAAGGATGATGGTCAATGACAAAGTCGCCCTTCATGGAGATTCATAAAAAATCCAGGAGCTTCTGCACTGAAGTTTTCTGAGGGTGAATCTGGAAGAAAACCACCGCAGCTGCGACACCTGAGACACCTTGTCACAAAAGAGGCAGAGATGCAGAACCGCATGGTAGAAAGTGATGGGCCctgtaattcccccccccccactccaaaCTGTGAGTTTAGTGGCTTAGCACCATTCTCGTTCTCTTTCTGCACTGGTCATGGTTTGCCTGCAGAGTGATATGTCAGCAGAGAGAAGATAAGTAGTTTGAAGATTCTTTGTATatggtccttactagagatgagcgaacagtgttctatcgaactcatgttcgatcggatattaggctgttcggcatgttcgaatcgaatcgaacaccgcgtggtaaagtgcgccattactcgattgggacaggaactacgacaccggtgacgttgagaaaagtaggcaaaacccattggctgccgaaaacatgtgacctctaatttaaaagaacagcgacgcccagcttcgcgtcattctgagcttgcaattcaccgaggacggaggtttccgtccagctagctagggcttagattctgggtaggcagggacaggctaggataggaaggagaagacaaccaacagctcttataagagctaaattccagggagaagcttgtcagtgtaacgtggcactgacgggctcaatcgccgcaacccagctttcccaggatcctgaatggaatacactgtcagtgtattcccgtatacccgatatataccccgatacccgttccaacggtgtgcccccccaccttcaccccagaaataccctgcaagtcccctagcaatagaattggggctatatacacccacaatttttactactggtatatagtgccatt includes the following:
- the LOC142204448 gene encoding olfactory receptor 5AR1-like; translated protein: MKMCPNTTVLEFHILAFSTTGNMTHILFIGFLFIYIVSVLGNLLIASLVFAVPQLHTPMYFFLCNLSIVDATYISAIFPNLLSVTLTADKKISLPSCITQLYFFIFCVDEEIFILTCMAYDRHMAVCSPLHYPMMMSQKNCLTMAAFSLVLSTLNSLMFTLLTYSLSFCHSSDINHFFCEIRALMALSDSDTTSRELVLFIEDICLVFLTFLFILFSYLRIISAIMKIHSHKSRWKTFSSCSSHLTSVTLFYGPILILYMKSVSEHSSDQDKFTSLLYVAAVPTLNPFVYSLRNKEVLGALRKVTNILWNKF